A window of the Henckelia pumila isolate YLH828 chromosome 3, ASM3356847v2, whole genome shotgun sequence genome harbors these coding sequences:
- the LOC140887140 gene encoding zinc finger A20 and AN1 domain-containing stress-associated protein 4-like has translation MEQNETGCQTPQAPVLCVNNCGFFGTAATMNMCSKCYKDLVLKQEQANLAASSIQNIMNGSSSTVSSDLNIVAVNDVVDASPEIEVASKLSSSASATSDECKEVKKGPKRCGACKKRVGLTGFNCRCGSIFCSVHRHYDKHECSFDYRSAGQEAIAKANPVIKAEKLDKI, from the coding sequence ATGGAACAAAATGAGACTGGTTGCCAAACCCCTCAAGCTCCCGTTCTCTGTGTCAACAATTGCGGGTTCTTCGGAACAGCTGCAACTATGAACATGTGCTCGAAGTGTTACAAAGACCTTGTTTTGAAGCAAGAACAAGCCAACTTGGCCGCTTCTTCCATTCAGAATATCATGAACGGGAGCTCAAGCACCGTTTCAAGTGATTTGAATATTGTTGCTGTAAACGACGTGGTGGATGCTTCACCAGAGATCGAGGTTGCATCAAAACTATCTTCTTCTGCATCAGCAACAAGTGACGAATGCAAGGAGGTTAAAAAAGGCCCAAAAAGGTGTGGCGCCTGCAAGAAACGTGTTGGTTTGACTGGTTTTAATTGTCGATGTGGCAGTATTTTCTGTTCGGTTCATCGTCATTATGACAAACATGAATGCAGCTTTGATTATCGAAGTGCTGGGCAGGAAGCTATAGCTAAAGCGAATCCTGTTATCAAGGCAGAAAAACTGGACAAGATATAG
- the LOC140891698 gene encoding sm-like protein LSM7 isoform X2, producing MSGRKETVLDLAKFVDKGVQVKLTGGRQGTLKGYDQLLNLVLDEAVEFLRDPDDPLKTTDQTRRLGLIVCRGTAVMLVSPTDGTDEIANPFVQPDGA from the exons ATG tCTGGCAGAAAAGAAACAGTTTTGGATTTAGCTAAATTCGTGGACAAAGGTGTTCAAGTCAAGCTCACTGGTGGAAGACAAG GAACTCTCAAAGGGTATGACCAATTGCTGAATCTTGTCCTGGATGAAGCAGTAGAATTTCTGAGAG ATCCTGATGATCCATTGAAGACCACTGATCAAACCAGGCGCCTTGGTTTAATA GTTTGTCGAGGAACTGCTGTGATGCTTGTTTCACCCACTGATGGGACAGATGAAATCGCCAATCCATTTGTTCAGCCAGATGGCGCATAG
- the LOC140891698 gene encoding sm-like protein LSM7 isoform X1, protein MSGRKETVLDLAKFVDKGVQVKLTGGRQVTGTLKGYDQLLNLVLDEAVEFLRDPDDPLKTTDQTRRLGLIVCRGTAVMLVSPTDGTDEIANPFVQPDGA, encoded by the exons ATG tCTGGCAGAAAAGAAACAGTTTTGGATTTAGCTAAATTCGTGGACAAAGGTGTTCAAGTCAAGCTCACTGGTGGAAGACAAG TAACAGGAACTCTCAAAGGGTATGACCAATTGCTGAATCTTGTCCTGGATGAAGCAGTAGAATTTCTGAGAG ATCCTGATGATCCATTGAAGACCACTGATCAAACCAGGCGCCTTGGTTTAATA GTTTGTCGAGGAACTGCTGTGATGCTTGTTTCACCCACTGATGGGACAGATGAAATCGCCAATCCATTTGTTCAGCCAGATGGCGCATAG